The DNA sequence ctgaagatatgcttctggaggaacttcatcactgtcttagtatcattagtgggtgttgcaattgcctctacccatttagatacatagtctactgccaccagaatataagtgtttgagtatgatggtggaaaaggcccacgaagtcaataccccatacatcaaacagctcaatctctaggatctCTTGCTGAGGCATgacataactgtgaggcagattaccaactCTCTGGTAATtgtcacagttatgtacaaactctcgggagtctctatagagagtaagccagtagaaaccacattggagaacctttgtggctgttcgctcacctccaaagtgtcctccatattgtgatccatggcaatgccataggatcttctgtgcctcttctctaggcacacatctgcagattactccatctgcacacctcttaaagagatatggtttatcccacaagtagtactttgcgtcAGAAGTCAATTTTTTCATTTgttgcttactgtactctttgggtatgaatctcacagctttatagtttgcaatgtctgcaaaccatggtaattcctgaatggaaagaagttgctcatccggaaaggtttcagagatctcagtaagagggaggatgcccctgctactggttctatccgggataggtgatctgctacctggttctctgtcccttttctgtctcttattttaatatcaaactcttgcaagaagcaacacccatctgatgagtttgggttttgaatcctgctttgtgaggagctattttagagcagcatggtcagtgtacacaatcacttttgatcccactaaataagatctgaacttgtcaatggcataaaccactacatgtaactccttttctgtggttgtgtaattcttctgcgcgttatttaaaacatggctagcataataaatgacatgcagaagcttgttaccctctgtcctaatactgaaccaatggcatggtcactggcatcacacattagttcaaatggtaatgtccagtccggtgcagaaatgactggtgcggtgaccagcttagctttcagagtctcaaacgcctgtagacactctgtgtcaaagataaatggtgtgtcagcagctagtagattgctcagaggatttgcaatttttgaaaaatcctttataaacctcctatagaatcctgcatgccccagaaagcttctgattgtcttaacattggtaggtggtaatttttcaattacctctaccttagcttgatccacctctattcccttgtttgaaattttgtgcccaaggacaattccttcagtcaccataaagtgatatttttcccagtttaaaaccaggttagtctcttggcacctttttagaacaagtgctagatggtcaagacaggagctgaatgagtctccaaatactgagaagtcatccatgaagacttctagaaatttctctaccatattagagaagatagagagcatacacctttgtaaagttgcaggtgcattacatagaccgaatagcatccttctgtaggcaaatactctagagggacatgtgaatgctgttttctcttggtcctgaggatctactataatttggttgtaacctgaatagccatccaaaaagcagtagtattcatgacctgctagtctctctagcatctggtgtatgaatggtaaaggaaaatgatcctttctggtggctgtattgagtcttttgtagtcaatacacatacgccatcatgtaattgttcttgtaggaaccagttcattcttttcattatgaaccactgtcatgctcccttcttagggacaacttggacaaggctcacccaggggctatcagaaataggataaacaatcctggcctctagtaacttagtgacctctttctgcactacctccttcatggctggattcagctgcctctgtggttaaaccactggcttagcatcatcctccaataggatcttgtgcatgtatctagctgggctaatgcccttaagatcacttatggaccatccaagagctgtcttgtgtgtcattagcacctgaattagtactttctcttcctgtggctctaaagtagatcttatgattactggaaaagtgttatcttctcccataaatgcatattttagggatggtggtagtggtttgagctcgggtttaggatgcttctcctcttcctgaggagttttcagaggttcttctgttttctctggttcctccagatcaggcagaacatctttaaaaatgtcctctagctctgattcaagactctcagtcatattgacctcttctaccagggagtcaataatgtcagcgctcatgcagtcttttgatgtgttggatgctgtatagctttgacagcattcaacctaaactcatcctcattgactctcaaggttatcttccctttttggacgtcaatgagggtttgtccagttgctaggaatggtattcctagaatgagagttgcactcttgtactcctccattttcagcagtacaaagtcagtgggaaaggcaaatggcccaaccttgacaatcatgtcctcaattacgcctgatggaatcttaatggagccatcagcaagttaaaggcatatccgggttggtttaacttcatcattcAAACCAagtttttgatagtggatgcaggtattaggttgatacttgccccaagatcacatagagctgtcttggtacaagcaccctctaatgtgcatagaatcataaagcttctggatctttaagcttttctagtaagcttttcagaatgactgcactgcattcttcagtgaggaaaactttttcagtttctatccaatccttcttatgacttaagatctctttcatgaacttagcataagagggtattttctcaagttcctctgcaaacggaatctttatttcaagagtcctgagatagtctacaaagcgggaaaattgtttatcctgttccgcttggcggagtttctgaggataaggcatcttggctttgtactcttcaaccttagttgctgcaggtttatttcctacagaagtggttggagaagcctgcttaagggggttgttatcagcacttgtaggtgtctgatcccctattggcatttgaacgccaaaatTGGGTGCTGCATCGGCGTTTAACTCTAGATTGCCACCATTTTCTAGCGTTTGGACGTCAGAATTGGCCatcccttgggcgtttaacgccactttcttacccttttctggcgtttaaacgccagaatcattcctctctgggctcttactgtcctcagagggattttgggcagtgggttggtcatcctctgttagttgttcctttcttggctttctgctgtcttgagttgagacattcaatgtctttccactccttaattgaacagcttggcattcttttgttatctgtttagatagctgctgtcttgtctgatccaattgtgcttccacactctggttagcatttttagtgtcttggagcatctctttgaattctgcgaactattttattataataagcaattgctgattgagttcagcaacttgttcttgaggactaagttcagtggatactgctttagcttcttctttcatggaggacccaatacttaagtatagatattgatttctagcaactgtatcaatgagctcttgagcctcttcaatggtctttttcatatgtatagatccaccagctgagtagtctagagatatttgggccttttctgtaagcccatagtaaaagatgtccaactacacccattctgaaaacatttcagagaggCATTTCcgtagcatccctctgtacctctcccaggcattataaagggattcattatcctcttatttaaagccttggatatccagccttagccGTGTCAtcatttttggagggaaatattgattcaggaatttgtctgataactgtttccatgttcttatgcttactatgggttggttatttaaccacctcttagcttgatctttcacggcaaatggaaacaataataatctgtagacatcctgatctacttccttatcacgtactatgtcaacaatttgtaagaactgtgccagaaactcagtaggttcttcctgtggaagaccagaatactggcaattttgctgcaccatgataatgtgatgagggtttagctcaaaattaccGGCTcttatggggggtatacagatactactcccatatacagcagtagtggggttagcagatgaccctagagtccttctggactgttcatttccacttaggtccatgatggagaaagggagatgatgtggattgtaaataaaactagtgttaaacccgtgtGATGCAcgggcttttatttaaatttgataagttaaattaaaaataatattttataaccatatatttttttaaatttagtataataCTATCATCGTTgttatataataaacgtgttaaatatgttgttttatctttattcaaagtaaaatataaatagaagagtttgaagtttataatattcttaaaccataaggagggagacatgaaaaaaataagaacatatataactgtaataatagcatgttaattttatactaaattttatataaaaagctaataaaaatttatcgatcgataacctagtatcttactaacttcattagaaaagcaattggcataggatgttgtgctccttgttaCACACTTCATTTTAAATCTGAAAaaagagttatagataaattagttatatctatagtaaatatttgtacaaaagtataaatcataacatgctattaaaataaaaataatattattcttacctaaatattattaaaaacctctttgaacacgacatttgttgttgatgactttggattgccgtcttcgtctagaattaaaaccctgaggccactgcgactcttaactcttgacaaagcaacataaagttgtccatgggtgaacactaattttggcaaataaagccctacatgtgataatgattgaccctgactcttgttaatggtcattgcaaagcatactgtCAATGGAAATTGTCTCCAttggaacttaaatggcaatcctgaatctgaaaggatcaagttcattcttggaatgtacactttatctccaatatttctaccggtcactaccgtcgttccaattacgttgctgccaagttcgttaactattaatcttgtcccgttgcataaacctgaagtctggtctatgtttcgcagtagcattacagcgactcctggcttcaaagtcaacttgtgattgggtagtcccgaacatttgatgtcatttaggaactctggtgtgaaccactcttgttgtacatcttcattctcatcagcttgacatgttgtgtcagagctcaaatactccttttccatccctagaaagattgtcaagacaaaatcgtttaccttctcgacactctcaagcgtgggtgcaagaattgccctactctgaaaatacctgtaatctgacatgttttgcaacaaatttAGATATGCAAAGTTtaccaaatgagagagaggatcatcagtagttgtaatcaatagatcatttggaatttcaacttctgattcatcaccaacaacagagtcaatatttccatttccaacatcaagtatccaattagcaaatctcttcatttcaccttcatcttgatccgaagaagacattagaagcctcatattcgtatgcagtttcagaaccttacaaaataaccatagatgggatgagttaatagcggatgccaatatatcgtgtctacttcctttcggaatcaccggaagtatctgtctgaaatcacctcctagaacaacaaccataccaccaaatggttgatgtgtcttatgttgatcggtaactgacataagatccctgagtgtccgatcaagtgcttcaaaGCACATTTTATTGAGCATTGGAGCTTCATCCCAAATTATTAAGCTACTTTGGATGAGCAGCTCAGCCTTCAAACTGCCATGCTTGATGTTGCAAGTAGATTCATCAGTAATTGTAATGGGTATTGAAAATCTAGAATGAGCCGTTCTGCCACCAGGTAGGAGTAAAGAAGCAATTCCACTGGATGCGACATTTAAAACAATTTTTCCTCTAGACCGAATAGCAGAAGAAAGTCCATTCCAAATAAATGTCTTACCACACCCACCATGCCCATAAACAAAGTAAAAACCACCAGAGTCTGTAATAACAGCATTAAGTATCTCATCAAATACTAACCTTTGCTCATGAGTCATCTTTTGTTCTGTATATAAGTTTGTATGAGTCAAGTCATTTGTGTCATATGCTAACTCCTCCTCTATTAGCTTATTCTGAAAAAGGCGAACATGAGACATCTCAGGATATGGCATTGATTGATAGTCTCTTAAAGATCTCGTATTGCTGTTGAGtatcttctcaatctcaataagGCAGAGGTTTTTCAATTCATCATCAGTCATGTTTAGTCCTAGAAAAAGCACATAGTggttttatgaaatatttaataagtaattctaaaataaaactattaatattattaataaaaataaagataataagagaatacaatcttgatataaaaaaaaagacatagtaaaataccTTGGTTTTTCAAAGCTTTTCTCCTCTCATATAGTATTCCATCAGCTAATAATGTCCAAGTTGCATTCCAAACACGCTCTGGGTTGCTAATGCTATTAGATATCGGTAGCATCGCAAATAAttttctcaattgatgaccaGATGCAAGTTCAGCTACCTCATTAATAGCTACAATGAATTCCCTATCATCGCACAGTAGTCCCATGGAATAGCAAGCATCTTGGAAGCTAGAATATGTAATTCCATTAACTGTCCTAATAGACTCATATGTTGTGCAACCTCTCTGAACAGctaacaaaattctcatataataaatatcacCTGTACCCGGTGGAACATAATTTAACATCCCGATAGAATACCCTCTTTTGCGTGGATGTCATTCCCTTGATtctctatcataaacaaattgatttggaaaCTCAGCATACGTCAAAGTTTGACCtgcttcaaattttttattggcctccatccatgctaagaacattgtacattttccttcctcttcttctacgaTTTCTTAAAGATCGTcatcatctttaaagatgatattttgctCTCCAGGCAAATGAAAGGTTAATCTCATCACTGAAGGCCACCTTTGATGAATATCATACGCTAAGGTTCTCCACACAGCCTCACATGCAGACAAATATCTGCAATCATAAAATTCTTTGATCTCATCAATAACCTGAGCATCCTCTCCACTGGAAGCTTCCTTTGTAACTCCAACTGCTACCCTGTCTGGACCTTTATTCACGTACTTGAACAAATATTTGATAGCATTcgacttgttgcagtactctatATTAACATGCGCTTGATAAGACATCAGTAGATATGCATTGTATGGAACCACATTCCTGTTATCCATATGGACTCCCTTCTTCTCAATAACCACCCCTGTGTCTCGTCTTCTATATGATGGGTATCCACTATCATCGACAACTGTTTGGGATAATATTTGGTGTAATACCCATCTTTCATGCAGGGAGATTTTGGGAATGCTCTACCACATGGTCCATGAATCATATATGTAGATACAGCTCTAAATAATTTTGGGTGCTGAACAGGATCTGGCAACTTTGAAGATATTAACTAATCAATTTGAGTTGTCGTTGTTATCTTATGgtctccacttaaccataaaagaATGTGAGCATGTGGTAGACCTCTTTTTTGGAATTCCACCGTATACATCCCTTAtaccaaaaagacaaaaaaaattatatgttataTTTAAACTATCTATTTTATGTATGTGCTTTGATAAATTAAGGGTGATAATAAAAAAGCAACAATATGTTAAGTAAGAAAATATTTTgccatttattttataacaatctAAAGGaatatttctctaaaaataaGGTTGGATGATGAGCAATACCTGCATCTAGCACTCCAAATGGAATTCCTTGCTTAAGATCTGAGATTATCATGTCAACTGAATTTTGAATACTCTACACGATATATCCGGCCGGTCTTCAACCTTTAAGTTCCTTGGATCGTTAACCCTGCCAATCTCTTGCCAATTTGAGTTACATGTCATTGTGATGAAGAGGTCTGGATATCCATATTTCTTACAAATTGCCATAGCATCTTGACAATTATTAAACATGTATTTCATGCCACCAGTGAAGGACGCAGGTAGGATGATACGTTTACCTGCTTTAGAAGCACGTGTCTCACCCCTAACAACTGCATCTTGAATTCCTTTGTATATATCACTCCTCACCTTAGTTTGGTTGTTTCGATAGTAGGTCAACCTT is a window from the Arachis hypogaea cultivar Tifrunner chromosome 17, arahy.Tifrunner.gnm2.J5K5, whole genome shotgun sequence genome containing:
- the LOC140180634 gene encoding uncharacterized protein; protein product: MLNYVPPGTGDIYYMRILLAVQRGCTTYESIRTVNGITYSSFQDACYSMGLLCDDREFIVAINEVAELASGHQLRKLFAMLPISNSISNPERVWNATWTLLADGILYERRKALKNQGLNMTDDELKNLCLIEIEKILNSNTRSLRDYQSMPYPEMSHVRLFQNKLIEEELAYDTNDLTHTNLYTEQKMTHEQRLVFDEILNAVITDSGGFYFVYGHGGCGKTFIWNGLSSAIRSRGKIVLNVASSGIASLLLPGGRTAHSRFSIPITITDESTCNIKHGSLKAELLIQNLK